The Caldisericum exile AZM16c01 region CAGGAATAACCTCTGCAAACGAATCAATAGATTCAATGTCAATTCTTTCGTTTTCTTTAAGTTCTTTAATTGATAAAACATTCTCGCCTATACCAACATCTTTTGCAACTGATTGAGCAATGAGTTTGTTATCACCTGTAATCATTACAGGCCTTACACCCATTTCTTTTATCTTCTGAATAAATTTTTTAGAGTCTTCTCTTGGGTAATCAAAGAAGGTAAGAAGTCCTACAAATGTTATCTCATTGCCTTTCTTTACTGCAACTCCAAGGCTTCTTTTTCCAACAGATGCAAATTTTTCTACAGTCGCATTAATGCTCGAATCAATATTACTTGACATTCCAAGGATAACCTGAGGTGCCCCTTTATAGACATTCAGAGTATTTCCATCTTTATCGAGTATTTCTCCATCGGAATATTTTTTATCAGGGTCAAAAGGGCGGAACCTAACTAATTTATAGAGACCTTTAACTTTATCTTTCCCGAATTCAATAACTGCAGAGTCAATAGGGTCTTTTGTTACGGAATCAGAGGAAAGATAAGCAAATTCAACAACATCTTCTTCGGTAAACTTTGGATTCATTACCACAACATCCACTATTCTTATTTTGTTTTCGGTTATGGTGCCTGTTTTATCAAGGCAGAGTACATCCATCATGGCACTGTTTTCTATGCCGTCAAGTTTTCTAACAAGCACTCCCACAGAAGCAAGTTGAAGTGATCCAAGGGAAAGTGCAAGCACAGTCATTGCAGGAAGGGCAACAGGAATAGATGCAATAAGAAGCGTTAGGATAAATGGAAGTGTATCTAATAAAGGAGATTTTTGGATTACAAATTTAAGGATAACTGCTCCTATAAATAATGCATCCACAACAAGGAGCCCTCGTGTAACACTCATCGTTATTTCTTCTATTATGAGTTTTGGCTTTGCCTTTTCAATGAGTTCTGCAGTTTTTCCGAAATATGTTTTTGCGCCTGTTTTTTCTACGCTTGCAATAGCACTTCCTCTTGTTATGAGGCTTCCTGAATAAATTTCATCGTTTACACTGCATTCTTTTGGAATTGATTCTCCAGTTAAAACTGACTGGTCAACAAGAATATTTCCCTCAACAATTTTGCAATCTGCAGGTACAATATCTCCCATTGCTATTTTTATTACATCACCAGGGACAAGTTCTTTTGCGGGGATTTCTTTGAATACACCATCCCTTAGGACGTGTGCATTAACTGAAATTTTCTTTGAAAGTGCTTCTACTGCCTTGGATGCCCTAAACTCCTCTGAAAACCCCAAAATTGCATTGAGGAGAAGCAAGAACAACATTACGACTGCATCAATATAACTTCCAATTAGAAGAGAGATAATCATTGCACCTTCTATAACAAATGCCGTTAAACCTGTAAACCTCTTCAAAAAGTCAAGGAAAGGTGAAGTTTCTTTTTGTTTTATTTCGTTAAATCCATACTCCTTTTGTAGTTTTTGTGCTTCTTCTGTTGTAAGCCCTTTGTAAACCATCTATTCCTCCTTTAGAATCAGTGTGAATTTAGAGCCCATGTTAACCTTACTTTCAACCTCGATTTTTGCACCTATTAAACTTGCTAACTCTTTTGCAATTGAAAGCCCCAAACCAACACCACCTGTTTCTCTTGAACGAGACTTTTCGCCTCTATAGAACCTGTCAAATATGTAAGGGATATCGCTTTCTTTTATACCAATGCCTGAGTCTTCAACAATTATTTTCACATTATTTTCAACCTTATCTACATATATTTTTACAAAGCCGTTAATTTTGTTATATTCTATGCCATTTTCAACGAAAGTTGAGATGATCTCAAAAAGGATATCTTTATCAGTTTTTATTGTAATGTGTCTATCGGCATCGATAATTAAATTGACTGATTTGCTTAAGGCAAGGCCTTCAAACTGTGATTTTATTTTTTCTAAAAGTTCTTTTAAGGAAACTTCTTCAACTTTAACGGGATATGTTTCCATATCGAGACGGGATATAAAAAGCATATCTTGAATGAGTTTTGACATTCGATTTACTGAATCTAAAATTGTTGCAAGTTTTTCCTTATAGTAGTCGGAAGTTCGCTCTTTCATAAGTGCAACTTCTATGTTTGCCTTAATTGTTGAGATGGGTGTTTTTAATTCATGGGACGCATCACCTGTGAATTGCTTAAGGATCCTCATTGACTCTTCGATTGGCCTTATTGCTGAACTTGCAAACCTATATGAAAGGAAGATTATAATAAGCAAAATAAACGGCACTACTAACAAAAACGAAATAAGGACCTCA contains the following coding sequences:
- a CDS encoding sensor histidine kinase gives rise to the protein MKLSDENNIKFAKIKLTLQYTLITLVVLVLLITSFYLTFSNFAYKDFDSTLQNRAISIATTLSGKEESAIEDLKSIAGILKNYDLGNESIMIFDSKGNILYENTQDKFVMPTNVKDGFYTLEGIEGDEQKTVRAYITKLNNTNYYLLVARNYDDLRSSLNEVLISFLLVVPFILLIIIFLSYRFASSAIRPIEESMRILKQFTGDASHELKTPISTIKANIEVALMKERTSDYYKEKLATILDSVNRMSKLIQDMLFISRLDMETYPVKVEEVSLKELLEKIKSQFEGLALSKSVNLIIDADRHITIKTDKDILFEIISTFVENGIEYNKINGFVKIYVDKVENNVKIIVEDSGIGIKESDIPYIFDRFYRGEKSRSRETGGVGLGLSIAKELASLIGAKIEVESKVNMGSKFTLILKEE
- a CDS encoding plasma-membrane proton-efflux P-type ATPase, which translates into the protein MVYKGLTTEEAQKLQKEYGFNEIKQKETSPFLDFLKRFTGLTAFVIEGAMIISLLIGSYIDAVVMLFLLLLNAILGFSEEFRASKAVEALSKKISVNAHVLRDGVFKEIPAKELVPGDVIKIAMGDIVPADCKIVEGNILVDQSVLTGESIPKECSVNDEIYSGSLITRGSAIASVEKTGAKTYFGKTAELIEKAKPKLIIEEITMSVTRGLLVVDALFIGAVILKFVIQKSPLLDTLPFILTLLIASIPVALPAMTVLALSLGSLQLASVGVLVRKLDGIENSAMMDVLCLDKTGTITENKIRIVDVVVMNPKFTEEDVVEFAYLSSDSVTKDPIDSAVIEFGKDKVKGLYKLVRFRPFDPDKKYSDGEILDKDGNTLNVYKGAPQVILGMSSNIDSSINATVEKFASVGKRSLGVAVKKGNEITFVGLLTFFDYPREDSKKFIQKIKEMGVRPVMITGDNKLIAQSVAKDVGIGENVLSIKELKENERIDIESIDSFAEVIPEDKFNIVDIYQKKGHTVGMTGDGANDAPALKKADLGIAVKDALDIAKQSAKVILTEVCLSNIVNLITVGRQIYRRIILWILNKIVKTFQIVFFVSIATLIMGKPIITPVAMVLMLFLYDFVTMSIATDNVVPSNRPEKWNIKKLLSMSLIFGVLKISELFVAMYLAQKFFKITFSELQTLMFYLLLVSGLFNILNFREERFFFSSLPSKVIIISITGDIIVATLISTFGIFVSKAHFGLLMITLLYAILVTLVFTDIIKLFVYRWFKF